In Agromyces archimandritae, one genomic interval encodes:
- a CDS encoding MFS transporter, with protein sequence MSTPASARTTQRRSLRAAAMGNILEWFDWTLYAVFSTYIAAHFFDNSNPTSALLATLAVFAVGFLARPVGALVFGRIADVRGRKFVLVATITTMSAASLLIAVIPGFDTIGIWASVLLVIARLLQGFAHGGESGVSYTYVSEIAPPARRGLWSSSVFIAVTVGVMLATLLGAGFNTVLGPEAVADVGWRYAFVFGAVFGLLVLFLRRSAMETEEFESVTDEESDRSATELQGWSRGRRFSAGVLVILLACGHNCAYYVWAIFASSLAIADRGMDPTAAFTASLLAQAVALLALAGWGKLSDRIGRRPLMIGFGIAAIVSFYPLSALISDEPWTLFVAQAVGMSVWAMGAGMYPALISELFPTPIRATSVAIATSISVALFGGTAPYLLTWTGEIGMPWLFWIWTSVLAALAIVGALIMKETRGSDLNAVGSPFRRDAKVPSEEDGELVRA encoded by the coding sequence ATGTCAACCCCCGCCAGTGCACGCACGACCCAACGGCGTTCCCTCCGGGCCGCCGCCATGGGGAACATCCTCGAATGGTTCGACTGGACCCTCTACGCGGTCTTCTCCACGTACATCGCCGCGCACTTCTTCGACAATTCCAACCCGACCTCCGCGCTGCTGGCGACTCTGGCGGTCTTCGCCGTCGGCTTCCTCGCCCGACCGGTCGGAGCCTTGGTCTTCGGCAGGATCGCGGATGTGCGCGGTCGCAAGTTCGTGCTCGTCGCGACGATCACGACGATGTCGGCGGCCAGCCTGCTGATCGCCGTCATCCCCGGCTTCGACACGATCGGCATCTGGGCGTCGGTCCTCCTCGTGATCGCGAGGCTCCTGCAGGGCTTCGCCCACGGCGGCGAATCGGGCGTCTCGTACACCTACGTCTCCGAGATCGCGCCGCCGGCTCGACGGGGCCTGTGGTCGAGCTCCGTGTTCATCGCGGTCACGGTCGGCGTCATGCTCGCGACGCTGCTCGGCGCCGGCTTCAACACGGTGCTCGGCCCCGAGGCGGTCGCGGACGTCGGCTGGCGGTACGCGTTCGTCTTCGGCGCCGTGTTCGGCCTGCTCGTGCTGTTCCTGCGCCGCTCGGCGATGGAGACGGAGGAGTTCGAGTCCGTCACCGATGAGGAGTCCGACCGTTCGGCGACCGAACTGCAGGGGTGGAGCCGCGGGCGCCGCTTCTCCGCCGGCGTCCTCGTCATCCTCCTGGCCTGCGGCCACAACTGCGCGTACTACGTGTGGGCGATCTTCGCGTCGTCGCTGGCGATCGCTGACCGCGGCATGGACCCGACGGCGGCCTTCACGGCGAGCCTCCTCGCCCAGGCCGTGGCGCTCCTCGCGCTGGCCGGCTGGGGCAAGCTGTCCGACCGGATCGGTCGCCGGCCGCTCATGATCGGTTTCGGGATCGCCGCGATCGTCTCGTTCTACCCGCTTTCGGCGCTGATCTCGGACGAGCCGTGGACGCTCTTCGTGGCGCAGGCGGTCGGCATGAGCGTGTGGGCGATGGGCGCGGGGATGTATCCGGCGCTCATCTCCGAACTCTTCCCGACGCCGATCCGTGCGACCAGCGTTGCGATCGCGACGTCCATCTCGGTGGCGCTGTTCGGCGGCACCGCCCCGTATCTGCTGACGTGGACGGGCGAGATCGGTATGCCGTGGCTGTTCTGGATCTGGACGAGCGTGCTCGCGGCGCTCGCGATCGTCGGTGCGCTCATCATGAAGGAGACCCGCGGCAGCGACCTGAACGCGGTCGGCTCCCCGTTCCGCCGTGACGCGAAGGTGCCGAGCGAAGAGGACGGCGAGCTCGTGCGCGCGTGA